One uncultured Draconibacterium sp. genomic window, CAAAAAATGTCAGGCAACTTTCAATCAACGGAATGTATTCAGAAATGTCAGTTTTGTTGTATTGATACAATTGAATCGCCATCCAGCAAAATTCAAGCGAAGTGTCCCACTGGTATTCGAGCCAGGCGTTGTAGGTCATTCCGGCATCGTATCCTTGCGGGCGTTTCCAACCGTATTCACTCGGATTTGGCAAGCCAAAATTCTCAATTTGCTCATTAAAAGAAGCGCCTACGTGCCCCCAGTATTGTTGACTGCGCAATTCACCATTTTTCAGAATTCGTTTGTAAAAATCAAGTTGCGGTTTTATCAGCTCAAAATCACCCGATTTTAACATGGGGAAATACACCAAACGCTGGTTCTGTGCCGTAAATGTTCCACCACCCCAATTCCTGAAATCGGGAGAGAACGGACGTTCCGGATTTACAAACTGCGGATCGTAGATAAACAGGCCACCATTAAATTTTGTCGGATATTCTCCCCTGGCATTGCAGCCCAGCATATAACGAAACAGCTGATAGTTGCGGCCAACCTGCCATTCCACCAGATTTTCGTTTTTACTTTCAGGCTGAATAGAAACAAAACTTCTGTTCCAGTATTCTTTCCACCAGTTTAAGGTTTCGCTGCGTGCCGTTTTTTTCTTTGCAGATCCGTTTTTTATTACTGATTCCAATACTGCATTCCAATCAGAAAGATTTTCATACTGGCCGGTATGCAAATAAATTTCCAGACTTTGCTTTTTCGCCGCTGTTTTACTTTTTAAAGTCCAGGCTTTAAATTCACTATCAATGTATTTTCCGACGGAAGTACCATCAGCAATAAAATTTTCGCCCGCCATTTTCCCACCAAAAGTGAGGTTTTTAAGCGGGTCGAATAGTTGATCTTTTACGGCCTCCATCTGTTGCTGACGAACAACCACATCAAACATGGTTTCTCCCGTATTTCGGTGGTAAAACTCAACCGAGTTCTCCTTAAAGCTAATTTCATCTTTTTTGATTAGAAGTCCTTTGGGAGGCGCCCATTTGTATGAATTCCCAAAACTTTCAAATTTCTGAAGTTCACGATTCTCAAAACGCCAATTTTCATAAGTTGCTTCAACAGCTATTTTTTGTGTGCTTTCAACATCCACATGAATTACAGGAGAAAAAACATCCACCCAAATCTCAATTTCCGTTGACTGATCTCCCTTTTCCCCGGTGATTTTAACGCTGCCACTCTGTAAATTCAGTTCCTGTTTAAAAGTGCCGTTATCGAACGGATTGGGTGATAACTTTAGACGAACACGGCCTAATTTTGGCATCCCGTTATTTTCGTCGAACGTACCGCTGCGTGCGATATAGAAAAAAACATCACCATTTTCAACCCATACATTTAAACCAATATCGCCACCTCCGCAAGGCATCGATTCGGATGAATTTTGGCTTTGCAAATCCCACACCTGATTGTAGGACTCCAATTCCGGATTTTGAGCGAATAAAGCTCCATGTATAATAATAAATAATATGCCTATAATTTTATTCATTCTCAATTATTTAACCGCAAGGGACGCGAAGAAGACGCAAAGTTTGCCACGGATTTAAAGATTATTTACTACGCGTTTAATTCCATTTTTAATGAGTGTAACATTAAAATTTATAAGCATCCCCAGCTTACAGTCTGACAATTTCAAATAAGTTAAAATCTGTGCCAGATGTACATCATTCAATGCTTCAACAGACTTAACTTCAATTATAACTTTCTCTTCAACCATTAAATCAATTCTATAACCAATATCGAGTTTAACTTCCTCATAAATTAAAGGAAGAGCTTTTTGCTTATCAACTTTCAATCCGGCATTTCTCAGTTCGTATAAAAGACATTCCTCGTAAGCGCTTTCGAGCAATCCCGGTCCTAAAGCTTTGTGAACCTTCAATGCACCTTCAAAGATTATTTTGGAAATCTCATTCTCGTTCATGATTATATCTTTTATTTATCATTGCAACCTTTGCGGTTAGATTTTCTTTTAGTTAAACCGCGAGGAGCGCTAAGTTATCGCAACGTTCGCCATGTTTTTACTATCTACCTAAAATTACTTTGTGTCCCTTGCGAAATCCTTTGCGTACTTTGCGGTTAGATTTTTTGCAAAAAACGCATAAACACTAGGATTTTCTTTTATACACTTTTGCCACGCGCTGAAAACCTTCTTCTATTTTTGCTTTGTCGTAAACAAGCGGACCAAAGGAAATGCGGATTCCATTTTTTAATGAAGCGCCAAAACCGCCACCCGGTACAAACACCACACCCGTTTTTTTAAGGATATCGGCAACAAACTCATCGCCATCCATTCCCACATCAACCACAGAATACAAGCCACCTTCAGGTACTGTATAGCGCGATGACAAATATTTTTCGATGCAGTAACACAAAAATTCCGAAGCTCTTTGGTAATCGTCATTTATGCGTTTTATATAATCCTTCAACGATCCATCTTTTAAACCCTTGTT contains:
- a CDS encoding GxxExxY protein, translating into MNENEISKIIFEGALKVHKALGPGLLESAYEECLLYELRNAGLKVDKQKALPLIYEEVKLDIGYRIDLMVEEKVIIEVKSVEALNDVHLAQILTYLKLSDCKLGMLINFNVTLIKNGIKRVVNNL
- a CDS encoding DUF5703 domain-containing protein translates to MNKIIGILFIIIHGALFAQNPELESYNQVWDLQSQNSSESMPCGGGDIGLNVWVENGDVFFYIARSGTFDENNGMPKLGRVRLKLSPNPFDNGTFKQELNLQSGSVKITGEKGDQSTEIEIWVDVFSPVIHVDVESTQKIAVEATYENWRFENRELQKFESFGNSYKWAPPKGLLIKKDEISFKENSVEFYHRNTGETMFDVVVRQQQMEAVKDQLFDPLKNLTFGGKMAGENFIADGTSVGKYIDSEFKAWTLKSKTAAKKQSLEIYLHTGQYENLSDWNAVLESVIKNGSAKKKTARSETLNWWKEYWNRSFVSIQPESKNENLVEWQVGRNYQLFRYMLGCNARGEYPTKFNGGLFIYDPQFVNPERPFSPDFRNWGGGTFTAQNQRLVYFPMLKSGDFELIKPQLDFYKRILKNGELRSQQYWGHVGASFNEQIENFGLPNPSEYGWKRPQGYDAGMTYNAWLEYQWDTSLEFCWMAIQLYQYNKTDISEYIPLIESCLTFFDEHYQYLAKNRGAKTLDENGHLVLYPGSACETYKMAYNASSTIAALETVTKALLDLPEKYIDETSKAKWTEFLNRVPPLSFREIDGKTMISPAKLWERINNTEVPQLYPVYPWGVYGVGKPDLEIAKNTYLFDPDVQRFKGHESWKQYGIFAARLGLTEEAKQQTILKLQDSGRRFPAFWGPGFDWVPDHNWGGSGMIGVQEMLLQTNGDKIYLFPAWPKDWDVHFKLHASGNTVVEAELINGEAKIINVIPEERLDDVEILLK